A section of the Paracoccaceae bacterium genome encodes:
- the mnmH gene encoding tRNA 2-selenouridine(34) synthase MnmH: MPRNFPTLSSLLDHGVDTLIDVRSPAEFAEDHIPGAINLPALSNDQRARVGTIYTQDSPFNARKIGAALVARNVAAHLEGALADKDGSWQPLVYCWRGGQRSGSFASILTQIGWRAEMVAGGYQTWRRLVVDALYKADWPTRVILLDGNTGTAKTEVLALLAARGIQTIDLEGLAGHRGSVFGATGEQPDQKAFESALASAMARLAADRPLVVEAESSKIGARLVPPSLWAAMRGAPRLRIEAPVAARAAYLTRAYGDIIADRAALDAAISNLKRLAGGAAVARWQGLAAAAEFQALAAELIAQHYDPRYARGAARNADTAAVFETETLDDAALEQLADQIAAKVAAF, translated from the coding sequence ATGCCCCGCAACTTCCCAACCCTGTCGAGCTTGCTTGACCACGGCGTCGATACGCTGATCGACGTGCGATCCCCGGCCGAGTTTGCCGAAGATCACATTCCCGGCGCGATCAACCTTCCCGCGCTGTCCAACGATCAGCGCGCGCGGGTCGGGACGATTTATACTCAGGACAGCCCGTTCAACGCCCGCAAGATCGGCGCGGCCCTGGTGGCGCGCAACGTGGCCGCGCATCTGGAGGGGGCCCTGGCGGACAAGGACGGCAGCTGGCAGCCGCTGGTCTATTGCTGGCGCGGCGGGCAGCGCAGCGGCTCTTTCGCGTCGATCCTGACCCAGATCGGCTGGCGGGCCGAGATGGTGGCAGGCGGCTATCAGACCTGGCGGAGGCTGGTGGTTGATGCGTTATACAAGGCCGATTGGCCGACCCGCGTGATCCTGCTGGACGGCAATACCGGCACCGCAAAGACCGAGGTTTTGGCCCTGCTGGCCGCGCGCGGTATTCAGACGATTGATCTGGAAGGGCTGGCCGGTCATCGCGGATCGGTCTTCGGGGCCACGGGTGAACAGCCCGATCAGAAGGCATTCGAGTCGGCATTGGCCAGTGCCATGGCCCGGCTGGCGGCCGACAGACCGCTGGTGGTCGAAGCGGAAAGTTCAAAGATCGGCGCGCGGTTGGTCCCGCCCAGCCTTTGGGCGGCGATGCGGGGCGCGCCGCGTTTACGGATCGAGGCTCCGGTGGCGGCGCGGGCGGCCTATCTGACGCGGGCCTACGGGGATATCATCGCGGATCGCGCCGCGCTGGACGCCGCGATCAGCAATCTGAAACGCCTGGCCGGTGGCGCAGCAGTGGCGCGCTGGCAAGGGCTGGCTGCAGCGGCCGAGTTCCAGGCGCTGGCCGCAGAACTGATCGCGCAGCACTACGATCCGCGTTATGCCCGTGGTGCCGCGCGCAATGCAGATACGGCTGCGGTGTTTGAAACCGAGACGCTGGATGACGCCGCACTGGAACAGCTGGCAGATCAGATTGCTGCGAAAGTGGCCGCGTTTTGA